One stretch of Ornithinimicrobium ciconiae DNA includes these proteins:
- a CDS encoding acetate--CoA ligase, protein MTYQDLVANSLSDPETFWGEAAKDLTWIHQPKTVLADRAPFYDWFPDGVLNVCYNALDRHVIDGRADQTALIYDSPVTGSQRRYTYAELLDQVARFAGVLRHLGVEKGDRVVIYLPMIPEAVISMLACARIGAVHSVVFGGFAPAELAVRIEDAEPKVVVSASCGIEPTRVVEYKPMLDEAIRRSSHKPEHTVIVQREQSPADLGERDLDWKLLMKPDAVATAECVAVQSTDPLYVLYTSGTTGRPKGIVRDSGGYAVALRWSMTNLYGVQPGETWFCGSDVGWVVGHSYIVYAPLLTGATTVLYEGKPVGTPDAGAYWRLIQEHGAVAAFSAPTAIRAIKKMDPDAALLADYDLSSLRTLFLAGERLDPDTWQWATDALGVPVIDNWWQTETGWPITINPVGIEALPIKPGSSGPATVGYDVQVLDPSGVPVEAGVEGAICLKQPLPPGTLPTLWRDDQRYVDSYLSAFPGYYLSGDGGYVDDDGYVFIMGRTDDVLNVAGHRLSTGSIEEALAGHPSVAECAVIGVRDALKGQVPRALVVLKAGVEPDEQAGEELRRDLVQRVRAEVGAVAALNRVDIVEALPKTRSGKILRKTMRQIADGDEALVPSTIEDVSVLDGLRGVLEGGA, encoded by the coding sequence ATGACCTACCAGGATCTCGTTGCCAACAGCCTGAGTGACCCCGAGACGTTCTGGGGCGAGGCGGCCAAGGACCTCACCTGGATCCATCAGCCCAAGACCGTCCTGGCCGATCGTGCGCCGTTCTACGACTGGTTTCCCGACGGTGTGCTCAATGTCTGCTACAACGCCCTGGACCGGCACGTCATCGACGGGCGGGCGGATCAGACGGCCCTCATCTACGACAGCCCGGTGACCGGGAGCCAGCGGCGCTACACCTACGCCGAGCTGCTCGACCAGGTCGCCCGGTTCGCCGGGGTGCTGCGCCACCTCGGTGTCGAGAAGGGCGACCGGGTCGTGATCTATCTGCCGATGATCCCCGAGGCGGTCATCTCGATGCTGGCCTGCGCCCGCATCGGCGCCGTGCACTCGGTCGTCTTTGGCGGCTTCGCCCCGGCCGAGCTGGCCGTCCGCATCGAGGACGCCGAGCCCAAGGTCGTGGTGTCGGCTTCCTGCGGCATCGAGCCGACCCGGGTCGTGGAGTACAAGCCAATGCTCGACGAGGCGATCCGTCGCTCCAGCCACAAGCCGGAGCACACCGTGATCGTCCAGCGCGAGCAGTCGCCGGCGGACCTGGGGGAGCGGGACCTGGACTGGAAGCTGCTCATGAAGCCGGACGCGGTGGCCACCGCCGAGTGCGTCGCCGTGCAGTCCACCGATCCGCTCTATGTCCTCTACACCTCCGGCACGACCGGTCGGCCCAAGGGGATCGTGCGCGACAGTGGTGGCTACGCCGTCGCCCTCCGCTGGTCGATGACCAACCTGTATGGCGTCCAGCCGGGGGAGACCTGGTTCTGCGGCTCCGACGTGGGCTGGGTGGTCGGTCACTCCTACATCGTCTACGCCCCGCTGCTGACCGGTGCCACCACCGTGCTCTACGAGGGCAAGCCGGTGGGCACCCCGGACGCCGGTGCCTACTGGCGCCTCATCCAGGAGCACGGAGCCGTCGCGGCCTTCTCGGCACCGACCGCGATCCGGGCCATCAAGAAGATGGACCCGGACGCCGCGCTCCTGGCCGACTACGACCTCTCCAGCCTGCGCACCCTGTTCCTGGCCGGGGAACGCCTCGACCCCGACACCTGGCAGTGGGCCACCGACGCCCTCGGCGTCCCGGTGATCGACAACTGGTGGCAGACCGAGACCGGGTGGCCCATCACGATCAACCCCGTCGGCATCGAGGCGCTGCCGATCAAGCCCGGGTCCTCCGGGCCGGCGACCGTCGGCTATGACGTGCAGGTGCTGGACCCGAGCGGGGTCCCGGTCGAGGCGGGGGTCGAGGGCGCGATCTGCCTCAAGCAGCCCCTGCCGCCGGGCACCCTGCCCACCCTCTGGCGCGACGACCAGCGTTATGTCGACTCCTACCTGTCGGCCTTCCCCGGCTACTACCTCTCCGGGGACGGCGGCTACGTCGACGACGACGGCTATGTCTTCATCATGGGCCGCACCGACGACGTGCTCAACGTGGCGGGGCACCGGTTGTCGACCGGCTCGATCGAGGAGGCGCTGGCCGGTCACCCGTCGGTCGCCGAGTGCGCCGTGATCGGTGTCCGGGACGCCTTGAAGGGTCAGGTCCCCCGAGCGCTCGTCGTGCTCAAGGCGGGGGTGGAACCCGACGAGCAAGCTGGCGAGGAGCTTCGCCGGGACCTGGTCCAGCGGGTCCGTGCCGAGGTCGGTGCCGTCGCGGCTCTGAACCGGGTGGACATCGTCGAGGCGCTGCCCAAGACCCGCTCGGGCAAGATCCTGCGCAAGACGATGCGCCAGATCGCTGACGGCGATGAGGCCCTGGTGCCGTCCACGATCGAGGACGTCTCCGTCCTTGACGGGCTGCGCGGCGTCCTGGAGGGTGGCGCCTGA
- the groL gene encoding chaperonin GroEL (60 kDa chaperone family; promotes refolding of misfolded polypeptides especially under stressful conditions; forms two stacked rings of heptamers to form a barrel-shaped 14mer; ends can be capped by GroES; misfolded proteins enter the barrel where they are refolded when GroES binds), whose amino-acid sequence MAKIIAFDEEARRGLEKGMNTLADAVRVTLGPKGRNVVLEKKWGAPTITNDGVSIAKEIELEDPYEKIGAELVKEVAKKTDDVAGDGTTTATVLAQAMVREGLRNVAAGANPMALKRGIEQAVEAVSAKLLEMATEVDTKEQIAQSASISAADSEIGEMIAEAMDKVGNEGVITVEESNTFGLELELTEGMRFDKGYISPYFVTDTERMETVLEDPYILVLNSKISAIKDMLPILEKVMQSGKPLMIIAEDVEGEALATLVVNKIKGNFKSVAVKAPGFGDRRKAMLADIAILTGGQVISEEVGLSLETAELDLLGTARKVVVSKDETTIVEGAGEADAIAGRVSQIRAEIENSDSDYDREKLQERLAKLAGGVAVIKAGAATEVELKERKHRIEDAVRNAKAAVEEGIVAGGGVALIQASSAFDQLSLEGDEATGANIVRVAIEAPLKQIAINGGLEGGVVAEKVRNLPPGHGLNAATGEYGDMLGFGVADPVKVTRSALQNAASIAALFLTTEAVIADKPEPAAAMPGGDGGMGDMGGMGF is encoded by the coding sequence ATGGCCAAGATCATTGCATTTGATGAGGAGGCTCGTCGCGGACTCGAGAAGGGTATGAACACCCTTGCCGACGCCGTGCGCGTGACTCTCGGTCCGAAGGGCCGCAACGTCGTCCTGGAGAAGAAGTGGGGCGCCCCCACCATCACCAACGATGGTGTGAGCATCGCCAAGGAGATCGAGCTCGAGGACCCCTACGAGAAGATCGGCGCTGAGCTGGTCAAGGAGGTCGCCAAGAAGACCGACGACGTCGCCGGTGACGGCACGACGACGGCGACCGTTCTGGCCCAGGCCATGGTCCGCGAGGGCCTGCGCAACGTCGCGGCCGGAGCCAACCCGATGGCCCTCAAGCGTGGCATCGAGCAGGCCGTGGAGGCCGTCTCCGCCAAGCTGCTGGAGATGGCGACCGAGGTCGACACCAAGGAGCAGATCGCGCAGTCCGCGTCGATCTCCGCGGCCGACAGCGAGATCGGCGAGATGATCGCCGAGGCCATGGACAAGGTCGGCAACGAGGGTGTCATCACCGTCGAGGAGTCGAACACCTTCGGGCTCGAGCTCGAGCTCACCGAGGGCATGCGCTTCGACAAGGGCTACATCTCGCCCTACTTCGTCACGGACACCGAGCGCATGGAGACGGTGCTCGAGGACCCCTACATCCTCGTGCTCAACTCCAAGATCAGCGCGATCAAGGACATGCTGCCCATCCTCGAGAAGGTCATGCAGTCCGGCAAGCCGCTGATGATCATCGCCGAGGACGTCGAGGGCGAGGCCCTGGCCACCCTGGTCGTCAACAAGATCAAGGGCAACTTCAAGTCCGTCGCCGTCAAGGCCCCGGGCTTTGGTGACCGCCGCAAGGCCATGCTGGCCGACATCGCCATCCTCACCGGTGGCCAGGTCATCTCCGAGGAGGTCGGCCTGTCCCTGGAGACTGCCGAGCTCGACCTGCTGGGCACCGCCCGCAAGGTCGTGGTCTCCAAGGACGAGACCACGATCGTCGAGGGCGCCGGCGAGGCCGACGCCATTGCCGGTCGGGTCAGCCAGATCCGTGCCGAGATCGAGAACTCGGACAGCGACTACGACCGCGAGAAGCTGCAGGAGCGCCTGGCCAAGTTGGCCGGCGGTGTTGCGGTCATCAAGGCCGGTGCCGCGACCGAGGTCGAGCTCAAGGAGCGCAAGCACCGCATCGAGGACGCTGTCCGCAATGCGAAGGCTGCCGTCGAGGAGGGCATCGTCGCCGGCGGTGGTGTCGCCCTCATCCAGGCGTCCAGCGCGTTCGACCAGCTCTCCCTCGAGGGCGACGAGGCCACGGGCGCCAACATCGTGCGCGTCGCCATCGAGGCTCCGCTGAAGCAGATCGCCATCAATGGCGGTCTCGAGGGTGGCGTCGTGGCTGAGAAGGTGCGCAACCTGCCCCCGGGTCACGGCCTCAACGCCGCGACCGGCGAGTATGGCGACATGCTGGGCTTCGGCGTGGCCGACCCGGTGAAGGTGACCCGTTCTGCGCTGCAGAACGCCGCCTCGATCGCCGCGCTCTTCCTCACCACCGAGGCAGTCATCGCCGACAAGCCGGAGCCCGCCGCGGCGATGCCCGGTGGCGACGGTGGCATGGGCGACATGGGTGGCATGGGCTTCTGA
- a CDS encoding ArsR/SmtB family transcription factor, translating to MADQTGYPDHADGGRRPQRAVPDYDLPDALTLEEPQQYRALFEDTRQAIITLLSERAATVSELAQVLDRPKGTVGHHVQVLASAGLVHVVRTEKVRALEAKYWGRTARVFYYQTLEAGTAQRLLERSAAEVGRVEASGQGEKIVMDVNRRDVRVPAERAREFRDRLADLLLEFADEPRAGDTTYAMVFGIFPSSLDVLPERAGEGS from the coding sequence ATGGCCGACCAAACCGGATATCCCGACCATGCTGACGGGGGTCGGCGACCGCAGCGTGCGGTGCCCGACTACGACCTGCCCGACGCGTTGACCCTGGAGGAGCCTCAGCAGTACCGCGCGCTCTTCGAGGACACCCGCCAGGCGATCATCACGCTGCTCAGCGAACGGGCTGCGACCGTGTCGGAGCTCGCGCAGGTGCTGGATCGACCCAAGGGGACTGTCGGGCACCACGTCCAGGTCCTGGCGAGTGCCGGCCTGGTCCACGTCGTGCGGACCGAGAAGGTGCGGGCACTCGAGGCGAAATACTGGGGTCGCACCGCGCGGGTCTTCTACTACCAGACGCTCGAGGCCGGCACGGCTCAGCGCTTGCTGGAGCGCTCCGCCGCCGAGGTGGGCCGGGTCGAGGCGAGCGGACAGGGCGAGAAGATCGTGATGGACGTCAACCGCCGTGACGTGCGGGTGCCCGCCGAGCGTGCCCGCGAGTTCCGGGACCGGTTGGCGGACCTGCTCCTGGAGTTTGCGGACGAGCCGAGGGCGGGAGACACCACCTACGCCATGGTGTTCGGCATCTTCCCCAGCTCGCTGGACGTCCTGCCTGAGCGCGCGGGCGAGGGATCATGA
- a CDS encoding MFS transporter, translating to MSRTTSRTRPAPLGANYWKLFTASTMTNLGDGLMSVAVVWLASSITRDPLLIALIGLASRVPWLLFSLPAGVITDRYDRRLLVGWMDALRVLVIGGFAVLVLLNQEGLPTPEQLAAGTAPAPDNSGLLLAALCLVALLLGSAEVVRDNAAQTLMASIVDKPQLERANGRLWGAETAMNNFVGPPLGGVIVALALALPFFLNAGLLAAGAALIFALSGSFRPKGQSTSGKIQWRAEMGEGFRWLWDNHLLRTLAIILGAMNMLSALAFIIMVLFVQEILGLYEGWQFGLVITGTAVGAVAGSLVADKISARLSPGTSLFASITGMGLTMVVIGLTSSAPVVWVMGVISGLFVVLWNVITVSLRQRIIPDHLLGRVNSVYRFFGWGTISIGTLLGGVLVSVGEPFLGREWALRMPFLVTGVATLLLLIVALPRLNTAKILAAQAAAEVDQAAVDVEQGTTQVEQGTTQVEQGTADSEAPRQD from the coding sequence ATGAGCCGGACCACGTCCCGCACCCGACCGGCACCTCTGGGTGCCAACTACTGGAAGCTGTTCACCGCCTCGACGATGACCAATCTAGGGGACGGGCTGATGTCGGTCGCCGTGGTCTGGTTGGCCTCCTCGATCACCCGTGACCCGTTGCTGATCGCGTTGATCGGTCTCGCCTCCCGGGTGCCCTGGTTGCTCTTCTCCCTGCCAGCCGGCGTCATCACCGACCGTTATGACCGTCGACTGCTGGTCGGATGGATGGATGCCCTCCGGGTGCTGGTCATCGGTGGCTTCGCCGTGCTGGTGCTCCTCAACCAGGAGGGTCTGCCGACCCCGGAGCAGCTCGCCGCCGGCACGGCGCCGGCCCCGGACAACAGCGGCCTCCTGCTCGCCGCGCTCTGCCTGGTCGCACTGCTCCTCGGGTCTGCGGAGGTGGTCCGGGACAACGCGGCCCAGACCCTGATGGCCTCCATCGTGGACAAGCCCCAGCTCGAGCGGGCCAACGGGCGACTGTGGGGTGCCGAGACGGCGATGAACAACTTTGTCGGACCGCCGTTGGGTGGTGTCATCGTGGCGCTCGCCCTTGCGCTCCCGTTCTTCCTCAACGCCGGCCTGCTGGCTGCCGGGGCCGCACTGATCTTTGCGCTGAGCGGGTCGTTTCGGCCCAAGGGGCAGAGCACCAGCGGCAAGATCCAGTGGCGTGCCGAGATGGGCGAGGGCTTCCGGTGGTTGTGGGACAACCATCTGCTGCGCACGCTCGCGATCATCCTGGGGGCGATGAACATGCTCTCGGCCCTGGCGTTCATCATCATGGTGCTCTTCGTGCAGGAGATCCTGGGGCTCTATGAGGGGTGGCAGTTTGGACTGGTTATCACGGGCACGGCCGTGGGCGCCGTGGCCGGGTCACTGGTGGCGGACAAGATCTCGGCGCGGCTGAGCCCGGGCACCTCCCTGTTTGCCAGTATCACGGGGATGGGCCTGACGATGGTGGTCATCGGCCTGACCTCCTCCGCTCCCGTGGTCTGGGTGATGGGGGTGATCAGTGGTCTGTTCGTGGTGCTCTGGAATGTCATCACCGTCTCGTTGCGGCAGCGGATCATCCCCGATCACCTGCTCGGTCGGGTCAACTCGGTCTATCGCTTCTTCGGCTGGGGCACGATCTCGATCGGCACCCTGCTCGGTGGAGTGCTCGTGTCCGTCGGTGAACCCTTCCTGGGGCGCGAGTGGGCCCTGCGGATGCCCTTCCTCGTCACCGGCGTGGCCACCCTGCTGCTCCTGATCGTGGCTCTGCCTCGGCTCAACACCGCCAAGATCCTTGCGGCGCAGGCGGCTGCAGAGGTCGATCAGGCGGCGGTGGACGTTGAGCAGGGCACGACGCAGGTCGAGCAAGGCACGACGCAGGTCGAGCAAGGCACTGCGGACAGCGAGGCCCCCCGCCAGGACTGA
- a CDS encoding WXG100 family type VII secretion target has translation MSTTFAVDTARIAAASGDIQRISAQIEGDVRAMMARLNGLQDCWRGAAAGNFTSITQQWSATQEQVRASLQQISVALKTAGDDYDLVEQTNRMRFTAQ, from the coding sequence ATGAGCACAACCTTTGCGGTCGACACGGCCCGCATCGCTGCTGCCTCCGGAGACATTCAGCGGATCTCCGCCCAGATCGAGGGGGACGTGCGCGCGATGATGGCCCGCCTCAACGGGCTGCAGGACTGCTGGCGCGGCGCCGCCGCGGGCAACTTCACCAGCATCACCCAGCAGTGGAGCGCCACCCAGGAGCAGGTGCGCGCGTCCCTGCAGCAGATCTCGGTGGCGCTCAAGACCGCTGGCGATGACTACGACCTGGTGGAGCAGACCAACCGCATGCGCTTCACCGCCCAGTAA
- a CDS encoding YnfA family protein: protein MTVTRSLLLFALAALLEIGGAWLVWQGIREHKGLLWVGIGVISLGLYGVVATLQPDANFGRILAAYGGIFVTGSLAWGMVVDGFRPDRYDVIGALVCLVGVAVIMYAPRG, encoded by the coding sequence GTGACCGTCACCCGCTCGCTGCTCCTGTTTGCCCTGGCTGCCCTGCTCGAGATCGGCGGTGCCTGGTTGGTCTGGCAGGGGATCCGTGAGCACAAGGGCCTGCTGTGGGTCGGGATCGGGGTAATCAGTCTCGGTCTCTACGGCGTCGTCGCCACGCTCCAACCGGACGCCAACTTCGGACGGATCCTCGCGGCATACGGCGGCATCTTCGTGACGGGATCCTTGGCGTGGGGGATGGTCGTCGACGGGTTCCGCCCGGACCGCTATGACGTGATCGGGGCCCTCGTCTGCCTCGTCGGGGTCGCTGTGATCATGTATGCGCCTCGGGGGTGA
- a CDS encoding DUF4031 domain-containing protein, protein MILIDPPTWPAHGRLWSHVISDTSLVELHAFAREVGLPARSFEGDHYDVPDERHADLVRAGAVPVGNRELARVLQASGLRFRKRKGERPLGRFVDGLSAVGGPHVLDVVGSPHEPVSTAGASVVLIAAPRDWMVLVRSVGREGWAPPGGKRDAGETPRGAAVREVAEETGLRLDPGRLRPVGYERITIAAGLHRGAWGPGDNHIAVFGTRVPDRMPVAPQSGDVLAAEWVDHRTLLARCATELWWPLVERFLATG, encoded by the coding sequence ATGATCCTCATTGACCCACCGACTTGGCCGGCGCACGGCCGGCTGTGGTCGCACGTGATCAGTGATACCTCCCTGGTGGAGCTGCATGCTTTTGCGCGGGAGGTAGGACTGCCGGCACGCTCCTTCGAGGGTGACCACTATGACGTTCCGGACGAGCGGCATGCCGACCTGGTGCGTGCCGGTGCGGTCCCTGTCGGCAACCGCGAGCTCGCGCGGGTGCTGCAGGCCAGCGGTCTGCGTTTCCGCAAGCGCAAGGGGGAGCGCCCGCTGGGTCGCTTCGTCGATGGGCTGTCGGCGGTCGGGGGACCGCACGTGCTCGACGTCGTCGGCTCCCCCCACGAGCCCGTCTCCACCGCCGGCGCGTCCGTGGTGCTGATTGCTGCGCCTCGGGACTGGATGGTGCTGGTGCGCAGCGTGGGCCGCGAGGGATGGGCCCCGCCTGGTGGCAAGCGGGACGCGGGGGAGACGCCGCGAGGTGCTGCCGTCCGCGAGGTGGCCGAGGAGACGGGTTTGAGGCTCGATCCGGGACGGTTGCGCCCCGTGGGCTATGAGCGGATCACCATTGCCGCGGGGCTGCATCGAGGTGCGTGGGGGCCAGGTGACAACCACATCGCCGTCTTCGGGACCCGGGTGCCAGATCGGATGCCGGTGGCCCCTCAGTCCGGTGACGTCCTGGCTGCCGAGTGGGTCGACCACCGGACCCTGCTGGCGCGCTGTGCCACCGAGCTGTGGTGGCCTCTGGTGGAGCGCTTCCTCGCGACCGGGTGA